AAGATCCCCACCTGCTACAAGGACATCCATTCCTTCATCAGTCTCGGCAACAGCATCATTCCGCCACTCGTGACCCGGATGAAGTTCGCCAAGGACGCCATCCGCGTGGTATCGTTTGGTGAGCGGGACATCCTGGACGACCCCGAATTCGCGGACCTCCAGAAGATCATCAACGCCATCCAGAGGTGATGGCGACGGGTTCCTCAGGGCTTCTTGGCCAGCGGGATGGATACCACCAGGGAGTTGTCGTCGAGGTTGGTGAGTTTCGCACCGTAGATGGTCGCGATCGCCTTGACCAGCGATGAGCTCAGGCTCGATGCGTCCATCGGAAGGCGTCGATGCTCGGTCTGCGGCGCGGACCGCAGCAGGATCCGCCAAAATCCGTCGGATTGGGAGACGGCGCAGGATTCGAAGGGGCCGGAGATTCCGGACAATTCCTGCAGGAGCATTTCGAGGTGGTCGTCCAGGATCTGGATCGCCGCGTCGAAGGGGAAAACGGTGAGTTCCAGGGCCCGCGCGCAGACGCCCGGGGCGTCCGTGCAGACGGTGTTGGCGATGCGGTCGCGCAGCGAGGAATCGAGGATGGCCATTTCCAGTTCGGCATAGGCCAGGAAACGGTGGACCAGGCGATGCAGCGCCTCGCCGGAGTGGCTGATGCCGCGGGCGATGTCGAGCATCTCGCCGCGTCGCACGGTCTCGTATTCCTCCACCAGGATTCCGGACAACCCGAGGATGCCGTTGAGAGGGGTGAGCAGTTCGTGGGGAAGTGCGCGGGCCAAGGTGTTGCGCAGCGCGCCCAGTTGGTTGCGGTAGGTGGCGGCCAGGCTCTCGGAGCGCGACAACCGGGTTCCCACGGCGGCCAGAAGCTCCTGGCGACTGAACGGTTTGGTCAGGTAGTCTTCCGCGCCCAGCTCCATGCCTCGGCGCAGGCTGGTGCGGTCGGCGCGAGCGGTCAGGAACAGGAAGGGGACGTGGAGGGTATCGGTGGACGCCCGCAGGCTGGCCAGCACCTGGAATCCGTCCATGCCCGGCATGTTGACGTCGCAGACGACAAGATCCGGCGCATGTTCCACGGATTTTCGCACGCCTTCGGTGCCGTCGGCGGCTTCGGTGATCTCGAACCCTTCCGCTTCCAGCATCTCGCGGATGTTCTCGCGGATCGAGGATTCGTCTTCAATCACCAGGATCCTGCGGCTCATGCGGAGACCTCGGCGGGGAAAAAGACGCGAGCGACGGTGCCACCACCCTCGCGAGGGGAGAGCTCGGCCCACCCTTCGGCGAGGATCGCGCAGCGGCGGACGATGCTCAAGCCCAGGCCCGATCCGGAGACCCCCGTGGCGTTGGAGCCGCGTTCGAAAGGTTCCCAGAGGCGATCGAGTTCCGACCAGGGCAGGCCGTTCCCGCGATCGAGCACGGAAAGTTCGAATCCCCGATCGCGCAGGCGCAATTCCAGTTCCACGGTGGAGCCTTCGTCGGAAAAGCGAAGCGCGTTGGATAGCAGGTTCACCACGCAGGCCCGGACCAGTCGCAGATCGCACACCGCGGTCGCCCGTGGTGGACACTGGACATCCAATTTCTGTCCCGGACGTTGGAAGGCTTCGATCTCCTCGACCATCGAGGAGGCCAGACCTGCCAGTTGCAAAGGTTCCCGGCTGAGCTCGAACTGGCCGGAATCGAAGCGGGCCAGCAACGAGACGTTGTCCAAGAGCGCGGTCATGGTTCCCACGGCCGCATGGATGCGTCGGAAATGCGATTGACGCCGCGCGGCGGCCATGGTTTCGCCA
This DNA window, taken from Fibrobacterota bacterium, encodes the following:
- a CDS encoding response regulator, giving the protein MSRRILVIEDESSIRENIREMLEAEGFEITEAADGTEGVRKSVEHAPDLVVCDVNMPGMDGFQVLASLRASTDTLHVPFLFLTARADRTSLRRGMELGAEDYLTKPFSRQELLAAVGTRLSRSESLAATYRNQLGALRNTLARALPHELLTPLNGILGLSGILVEEYETVRRGEMLDIARGISHSGEALHRLVHRFLAYAELEMAILDSSLRDRIANTVCTDAPGVCARALELTVFPFDAAIQILDDHLEMLLQELSGISGPFESCAVSQSDGFWRILLRSAPQTEHRRLPMDASSLSSSLVKAIATIYGAKLTNLDDNSLVVSIPLAKKP
- a CDS encoding HAMP domain-containing histidine kinase, whose product is MTSSSFPREPDVQTRFLSLVSHEFRTPLTVILSSTELLEGYGETMAAARRQSHFRRIHAAVGTMTALLDNVSLLARFDSGQFELSREPLQLAGLASSMVEEIEAFQRPGQKLDVQCPPRATAVCDLRLVRACVVNLLSNALRFSDEGSTVELELRLRDRGFELSVLDRGNGLPWSELDRLWEPFERGSNATGVSGSGLGLSIVRRCAILAEGWAELSPREGGGTVARVFFPAEVSA